caaacgcactCTTAGTATGCCTTCGTTCAGTTCAACATCAGATTTGATGGCTTGGCATGATAGCTGGCATGCTTCTCGGCGTTAGAGTACCACATTTTCACCATTATTTTAGGCTACCATTTGGATCATCTTGGCGTCATCGTAATAGTATTTCTCTCTCTTTGTATAAAGCAAAATGAGTTGTTTGATGCTATTTGCAATTTTATTTTAATTAGCTTATTAAGCATAGAGAGAGCAAAGTTCTCTGTTAAAATTCTTGCCATTTATAGATTTTGTAATTTTCTTTTATCTATAGTTTTGCTAGAGAatgattttttatataaatttattatattatccaatcaaaataaaaaaataaaaaatagtgaTTAAAGCTCCTAATTCCACTTTATTAACATATGTGAGaggatgataattaaaataattaagataTGACACATGCCAAATATTCTAGGTGTTAGAAGGGTTCGGTTTAAACGGTTTAATTTGTTCGTTTTTGAACTTATGAAAGGCAAATCGAAATCGAACCAAAACCAATTTCAAATGTCAAAATCGAACCGGAACCAAACAAAATTCAAATTCAATATTTGATTCGGTATCGGTTAAAACAAAAGGCAAATAAAGTTTTAACTTAGTTAAAAACACTCTTCGAAATACAAAGTTACCAAATATGTATGACTATATTATTCAATCTACTTAAATATTACCATTAATAAGTGTTAATTCTTAACTACAAAATGTGAATTTTAAAGTTCAAACAAAGTCTTTCAATTTAAATAATCTTATCATAGTTATTTTTTCTACGTTTTTTCCAAGAAGCAAACTATTCATTTATTTCAATCAAATTCAAAAAATTACtcacatatattaatatatttgaatAATATTACTCAATGCGTCCCAATTTAATAGATCGGTTTTTCATTTAGGAATGTCCCAGTTATTAATTAATAGTTTATGTTAAAAACTAGATAAAAATATTAAGTTAAAGTTCTTTTATACTAAAAAGTATAAGATAAATGATAAAGGGTAGAACATgaaagtgaaaaaaaaaaaaatttaaaagttttAGGTGATGATAATCTAAGTTTGTATTAAGTTGAATTCAATTTTCGTTTTGAtcgaataataaaaataaaattcaaaatCGTAAATCAAAACCAAAATAATGGCTTGCGATAGTTTGGAGGTTATCACTTATCGCACGGATTCGGATTAACCTGATTTAAACAAAATAGTCAACGCCCCTGACTTGTTTAAACAATTTCACTAAAGAAAAACAATTTCACACGGGAGTCTGCAAATTAAACGCAATCACTGACAAAACCTTTCCCCAAATGTAATCCCCCAAAAAAACCCTATGAATTCCATACCTTTTTTTCGTCATTAATTCTCCACatcctcaatctaaaccctaactcTACTAcaaacacatacatatacacacttACACAGTTACAATTACAGAGTATGTGTATGGGACCACCGAATGGGTGGAGCAGAGCTCGAGGATTAGTTATAAAAACGCTGGTTTTAATCGGAGGTGCAATTTTGATTAAAcgattgactaagtcaaccactcgTTGGGACCATGCTCGGATCGTTTCTCAATCCATTGCTGGCGAAAAGGTGAGTGATGTCATGCTTGTGTATTATTGTTGTTTAATAGCTTCAATTTTTGTTAATTTTGTACTTAATTCTGCAGTTTTCTAAGGAACTAGCCTCTCGAGATCCTGATAATTATTTTAATTTGAGGTATTCCTCAGTTTTGACATGTTTTAGGTTTTTAGCAGTGCATTGTGTTAATTTGTATTTATACGTATATTGTGCTTATTGAATTAGTAACAACAACCAATTTGgcgttagttttaatttttaaatgAGAAAGGGTGTAATTTTATTAATGGTTGTTTTTTGTTAGATGGCTTGCTTGCCCTGCAGCTGATATGGTGGATGGGTCGAAAGTTCTATATTTTGAGCAAGTTAGTATTCTACACCCAGTTATAGGCTTATAGCTTGTGCATTTAACATATTTGTTATACCTATTTAATGATGTTTTACAGTGTTTGAGTGTAtgattttgtctttttaattatcatTCAGGCATTTTGGAGAACTCCTCATAAGCCGTTTAGACAGGTATGGTTTGGGTATAGTAGTTTGGTTTAATTAAGTCTTCATTTCGTTTTGTATGTTCAGCGTTACATTTACTTTAGGCATGTTTGTTAAGGACCAAGGAGGTAATGATGATAAATGTTTCTTGTTGTTGTAGTAGCTTgcttcttttttattttattatcagtGTAATGTGAGCACACTTTTTGTTTCTATATGAATAAGAGAAAGAAAACTACCTGTATCTTGCTTTTAACATTATTGTCATCTCTACAAGAATCTTTCCGATGATTATTTATAGACTCTGACAGCTGTCTCATTGCAGAGATTTTGTATGGTGAAGCCTTGCCCGAAAGAGATGAAATGTGACGTTGAGGTATGCAATATTTTCGTTATTGCAATAGTTCCGTTATCTTCTTTTCCAGTTGTACGTAGATTTTCAGTCATGTAGCAACTATGCTACAATTTTATTCTCCAAAATGCCCATCATAAGTATAACACCTTCATTTTTAGCTGAGTGGAAAACAACGTAAAGGAGTTATAGCTTGCTTATAGTTATAGCTCAACCTCATGTTTTACTACATGAAACCTAACTGCATCAATTATTTTACAACATGTGCAGATGAGTACATATGCAATTCGGGATGCAGAGGAGTACAAGAACTTCTGTGATCGTCCGAGGGACCAACGTCCACAACCTGAAGAAGTAATTGGGGTAAGACTCAGATCACACATATACTTCTTTTGTAGAATATGTTCGTAGCCTTTTTTAGTTTGATTTTACGAGAAAAATCATATGAGTTCATTTGTTACTGGAGTTAAGGTTTAATGGTTTGAACGCTAAAACTAATCATGAGTACCGCTTCTTTGACCATTTTTCCGTCTTGTATATAATTTAGTGCTACTTTTTTGATTTATCCTAGATTAACCTTTATACGATATTTAGATTACATTCCTTATTTTTTTACAAATTATAGAACAAGATGTAATTATAGGAGCAAAGTTGTTTGTGCTGGTttggtttctttttcttttttttttttttttttcatctggACAGTGGGActctctttaaaaaaaaaaataaaaataaaaaaaaaatattctacTTTCACCTGGTCTGATAAACGTGCATAATAAGGAAATTTTATGGACGAAGAAGCAATATCATTAAAGTTATGTGTTGGAGACAAACTTACAATTGGCTGTTAATTTTGAAGTTTTATTATAATGTGATATTAGACCTAAACTCAACCATTAAAAAGATCCTGTGATAGTTGACAAAAAAACACTATTTTTCCTCTCTGCAATAGCAGCCCTATTTCTACTTTTTAGCTATTTTAAGTTCTCATATTGTTCTTAATAGTTGTCAAAATATAGTTGACCAATTAGTTGTAATATTCGAATATATATTTCAAGCTTATGGTGTTAACTAAATATGTAGGATGTTGCGGAACATCTAACCACCATATATCTCAACCGCTGTGAAAGAGGGAAACGTTGCTTATACGAGGGTTCAACACCACCTGATGGCTTCCCTAATACATGGGTATTTAACCTAACCATATACTCTTTTTTTTAGTTCCCCTTTAAACACAATGCATCTAGAGTGGAAAAATGGCCTGGAACGACTGATTTTGGGTAACGGGTATAAACAGTTGATTTCTTGATATAACTGTACAGGTTGAAATGTGCTGGGTTGACCCATAACACGTTTTGTCTTAAACTTTTGAATTGATTAGAAACAGTTAGTATGCCAAGCATATGATTACATTGGAAATATATTGTTTCTtacagtttttttttgttttttgttttttgttttttcaaATAAATTGATCTATAAAGTTCTTTCCTTATTACAATGCTACATAAATCGACCCATAAATAAGTGAACGGTAAAATATTACATCTGGTTCTATCAAGTTTTTATGCGCATAAGCCTTTTTGTTGTCTGTTTATGAACATGTTCAAATTATATCACTTGCAGAATGGCGCGTCTTATTGCACCTCGGAACTAGCAGTTTTGAAGAATAACGAGATCCATACATGGGATAGGGGTTATGATGAAGAAGGGCAACAAGTTAGTTTTGTAATTCTTTTTATTTCTCATATTTTATTACACTTGAGCATACTTTGAACAACTTTTAAAATGCTACACATTGACCCTTTGTCATATAAGTTCGAACCGCCACACCTTATTTATCGTATTGCAGGTTTGGGGAGTGAAGAATGGTCCTTACGAATTCAAGCCTGCTCCTGGACCGGGACCCACGTCGACTCCTGATATGTTatctcctttaaattttcctcctcTTTCTATTGGTAAGAGGATAGAAGGTTCCTTTGTTCTTCAAGAATAGTAGTTTTACATTACCTTTATCTATACATATATAGCCACACATTGTAACATTCAATAGTACTTGGTTCAATATTACAAAAGCTGCATTTTCGACACTGAAGTTTGTGGCTCTGTATGAGTTCAGGTTCGGTTGAACTCAAGCCCGATTCAGCAGTTTTAGGCTAAATGTGATTTTGTAATTTTGTTCAACATATGTTATTGTTGCTAGCTATAGCCAAGACTTTAACTAAATTTAAGAGCCCATATGGCTCAGATGTATTATTGCAACCATAACAATTGAGGAAACTTTAATTTGTCCTAACCCAGAATTATACACCTAAGGAACATCTATCAAAACATACATAATGCTTAATAAACTTGGAAATAAATTTAATCTTGTTTTTAATAAATTCGTAAACGAAGTCAACTTACAAATAACACTACCAAAGGGCTTATAACCCAAAGGTATGTGATGAGGTCTTTTAACCAAATTAGGGGTTCCGTATTTCTGGGAGTCATGTATATACACACAATGTACTTCTAATATTGCATTAAAAAAAGTTTAAACACTTTCATGGATCGTTCATGACCCGATTAAGCTCAAATTAATTGCCTCAGTTCACGGAGACAAAATGTGGGACTCATTGTGCCGGTTCATCACGAAAGAAAGGACTCAGTAGGTCGGG
This window of the Rutidosis leptorrhynchoides isolate AG116_Rl617_1_P2 chromosome 7, CSIRO_AGI_Rlap_v1, whole genome shotgun sequence genome carries:
- the LOC139858054 gene encoding chromophore lyase CRL, chloroplastic-like translates to MCMGPPNGWSRARGLVIKTLVLIGGAILIKRLTKSTTRWDHARIVSQSIAGEKFSKELASRDPDNYFNLRWLACPAADMVDGSKVLYFEQAFWRTPHKPFRQRFCMVKPCPKEMKCDVEMSTYAIRDAEEYKNFCDRPRDQRPQPEEVIGDVAEHLTTIYLNRCERGKRCLYEGSTPPDGFPNTWNGASYCTSELAVLKNNEIHTWDRGYDEEGQQVWGVKNGPYEFKPAPGPGPTSTPDMLSPLNFPPLSIGKRIEGSFVLQE